The nucleotide window TATTGGAATCCCAACATTTTCATTTTCGACAAGAAAGATACTGAAATTGTATTTTTTACTTCCGAAAACAAAGGAACTTACACCATTAAAGCGGAAGGATTTACACAAAACGGAGAACCCGTATGTACCAGCACAAAAATTGAAGTAAAATAATGCATTTATGACACAAAAGAAAATTCTGATTCTCCTCTTTATGGCATGCTGGAACCTCGTCGTTTTCTCGCAAAACCATAGTCAGTTGGATTCGCTTTATACCCCAAAACTGACCGGAGACATCTTTGTGGAAAAGAAATACGAAGGCTCTCCGTTCGTTACACCAGAATGGACCAAGAGTAGCATCGTGCTCAACACGGGAGATACGATTATTGGCGAGAAAATAAAATATAATGGTTATTTAGATGAAGTTATCTGGCTTAACCCAAGCAACTTCAAAAGATTCAAGTTAGACAAAGCAAACATTGCCGAATTCTGGATACAACCTGAAGGTGATCAATCAATACATTACAAACAAATATTCGTACCAATAGCATCTGACAATCAGAAAATATTTCTGGAAACAACCTATGAGGGAAATCTGGCTTTATATATTTATCGCAAAATTAAGCGTACAGGAATGGTAATTAAGAGAGATAATGACATCCTGTATGAACTCGAGATATTGACACCAAAAGATATTTATTTTTTCAAACTGCCGGATGGCAGATGGATGGAGATGCACAAATTACGCATGCGATATTTCTTAAAGTATTTTCCGGAACACAAAAAAGCAATCGTTCAATTAGCTAAAAAAAATCATTTGGATTTTAGCTCCGAGGATCAGTGTATTGAATTGACCCACTTAATAGACCAAGAAATTTTGACAACAAACAAATAAGCCCGAATCGTCCACCCAGCTTAATTGACATATTATACTAACTGACAAAAAACAGTGCATTAAAACACTCAGTTATTTGCAAAATCAATCCGACCGGGCATTTCCGTCCCGTTGTCTGCAAAATTTCATGTAACTTTGCAAAGTGAATTAAAAATCTATTCCACACTTACTTTCATTTCTGTTGATTAGCTATGTTGATGATGAATAAAAAGCTCTTATTTTCACTCTTATTTTGCTGCGTTACAACCGGACTTCTGCTTGCGAACAAATCCGAATTCACGAAGGCGGAACACTATTTCAATCATGGAGAATATTCCGAATTGAAACACTTTTCTGATTCTATACGACGCGCAAACCCGACTAACGAAGACGCTAGTAAAATTGACTCTTTGTGCGAAATTGCCTCCCGCATACAACTGGACTTCAGCCTATCCGAGCCAAAAACCGAAGCGCAAATCAGAACTAAAATCGGCAATTTCACCCTGAACGACAAAAAGCTTTGGGAGGAAAACAATTGGCTGGAATGCAAAATCATAGATGGGCAGAAACGTTACTTCAACCGCGCTGTCAGCAATCTGAAATTACGACTTAACCAATACAACGACAGTGCAAATCACCGACCCGCTCCTATTGATTCGCTTACTGCATTCAGACTGAGACACACGGCTCATGCCATAGCACAAACCACACAACCGGGATCACTTTCGTCTCCGGTTCATTACACACTTACATACACCGTCTCTGTCAAACCCGATGTTGTCCCTGCCGGAGAAACATTACGTTGCTGGCTGCCTTTTCCAAAAGAAAACCGAACCCGTCAAAGCAATGTACTGTTGCTCGAAGCTTCGAAAAAAGATTACAAAATAGCCCCCGATTCGTGCGGGCATCGCTCCATCTATATGGAAAAGAAAGCAGTCGCCAATAAACCCACTGAATTTAGAATCAAAGTATCTTACACCGGATCTGCCCAATATTTTGACTTAAACAAAACCCGAATTGCTCCCTACAAAAAGAAATCGGAGTTATACAAAAAATACACTGAACAACAAGGAAAGCACATTCTTTTCACCGCTCATATCAAATCTTTGGCCGACAAGATTGTAGGCAAAGAAAAACGCCCAGAAAAGATTGTACAGAAATTGTATGAATGGATTGATGGACATATCATTTGGTCTGGCGCGCTGGAATATTCCACCATGGACAACATTCCCGAATATGTGCTCGAACATCGCCGCGGTGATTGTGGCATGCAAACGCTTTTATTCATGACAATGGCGCGTTACAAAGGCATTCCTGTGAAATGGCAAAGCGGGTGGATGTTGCATCCCAACGAAGTAAATCTGCATGATTGGTGTGAAGTTTATTACGAAGGAGTAGGATGGGTGCCTCTCGACATGTCGTTTGGATTACAACCCAGCCACAATCACTCGGTGCGCTACTTCTATATGAGTGGCATGGATGCTTACAGATTGATTGTCAACGATGAAATTAGTGCGCCTTTCAATCCAGGAAAGAAATTCATGAGAAGTGAGCCTGTCGATTTCCAGAGAGGAGAAGTCGAATGGAATGGTGGAAATCTTTATTTCGACAAGTGGGACTATCACATGGACGTCGATTATCAATAACAGAAAAAGCCGGAACATGATTTTTCATGCATTCCGGCTTATTTTTTATATCATATCAGAACCGCTATGGTTTTTTCAGTTTTTTGTCCTCCTGAACAGTAGCAAATATTGAGAATACGGTAAAAATTGCAACGGCAGAAGCAGCTCCGACTATTAAATTCAACTTATCTTCCGGCTTATCCAATGGAAGAACAAAAAAGATTATCAACGCACAGATGCCTAAGATACCAAAGGCAAGTGCGATCTTCGATATAATTTTCCCTTTGACCGTTTTCATTTTCTCTGATTTTAGGTGTTAGTAAATTGCTCATTCCATATCGGCTATAGCCTGTCTCATCAGCAAAGCATAAAGCTTGTATATCCTACAATATGCCATTAACGGACATTGTTGTTTATCAATCAGAACACTACAAATATAAAGTGAAAAAATGCATTTGATTCAACTGTGCAGGAAAATTCAGCAGAACTTTTCAACAATATAAATCCGCACAAAAAAAGCGACAAATTCGCATGCTCAGAATTTGTCGCTTCAGTATATTTCTTTTTAAGTTACCTACCGGGAATTGGCTTCTTTGGTCCAATAGGCTGTTTTTCCCAGCCCCATCCAGGATGAACCGATAAATCCTCTGATTTTTAACTTAGAAGCGTTCTCAAATTTCATAAAACAGTTATACGTTTTCCCGTTTGCCGGGTTGTAGATCGATCCTTCGCTCCATTCGTCCTTCGAAGCATTATACACAAAGTTCTTCAACATCTGAAGTCCCAAAATTGGCTTGGTTTGCAATTGCTTATCCGGATTTTTAGCATCCAGCTTCGGCTTTCCATTATCTGTCGGAACTTTCAACCAAACTATCTGTCCGTAATATTTTCCATTAGCTGCTTTGAATATCTGCACCTGCGATTTTTCTTTGCCTGTTTCGTCATCGTACGTAAGGTAATACCCAACAATCCGATCTGCTTTCGATTGTGCCAACATTGAAGAAGACAGAGACAGAAACAAGACAAACGCTGTAATATATAGTTTACTCATATTCAATATTTTATTTTTTATTTCGACACAAAGATACAATTATTTATGAATCATCGGCATAATCAGCAACAACAATGACAAACTGATAAGTATTCCCACTGTTATCCAGCCAATTGCGTTCACCACCGGTTTATTGGTATGCTCGCCCATAATTTTTTTCTTATTAACCAACAAAATCATGCAGATAAGGACAACCGGCAATAGTATCGCATTGATAACCTGCGACCAAAGGGAAATTCCGATCAACGGAGCATTTGGCCATAATATAATACCAGCAGCCAACACAAGAATGACGGTATAGAGCGTATAAAACTCCTGCGCTTCGTTCCACTTCTTATCGATACCAGCTTCAAAACCAAATGCTTCGCAAACATAAAATGCAGTAGCAAGCGGAAGAATTGTTGCCGAAAAGATAGATGCAATAAACAGACCGAAAGCAAACAGTTGAGAAGCAAATTCGCCTGCCAGAGGTTTCAAAGCCATAGCCGCATCTTTTGCCTCGTTAATCACCACATTGTTGACATGCAGCGTAGATGCACAAGCCACAATAATAAAGAAAGCCACCACCACCGTTGCAATACAACCGATAACGATATCGGCAAGCACGTATTTATACTGTGTAATTTTCAGCCCTTTTTCGATTACGGTAGACTGCATATAAAACTGCATCCAGGGAGCAATGGTAGTACCAACAATACCCAACACCATGGTAAGTGTCTGGTTATCCGCTTTCATCTCCGGGTGAGCTATAGAGTGACCGATGGTTCCCCAATGCGGATGACCCAAAATTGCCGAAACCACATAGGTTAACAGAGAGACACTAAAAATCAGGAAAATCCGTTCGGCAATGGTGTAGGTGCCTTTCACCACCAGTATCCAGACAATAGCAGCCACCAGCGGTACCGAAATATATTTACTTACACCGAACACTTCAAGACTACCTGCCACACCGGCAAATTCGGTGGTAGTATTACCAATATCAGCCAGTAATAATCCCATAAAAATAAAGAAGGTAATTTTCACACCGGCATTTTCGCGAATCAGCGTAGCTAATCCTTTACCCGTAACGATTCCCATGCGGGCATTCATCTCCTGAATGACCACCAGGACTATGAAGGACGGAATCAGCGTCCACAGCAGATTATAACCATACACAGCACCGGCAACCGAATAAGTGGTGATGCCACCCGCATCGTTATCGACACTGCCGGTAATCAATCCCGGCCCCAGGACTGCCAAAAACAATCCTATCTTTTTGTATAAGTTCTGATTATATTTTTTGAAAACCATGAGTCTAATTTGAAAATAAATAAGCAGTTCAATTAGCACATTGGCATATTGACTAATTTTAGCTTCGCTGATCGTCGATTCAAATTGAGTTTACGTTGTTCTCCGTTTACCGAGCAAGTCGTCGATAATATCATCGACCACCACCATTCCTTCCAGTTCGTTATTATCGTTGGTAACAGGAACGGCCAGCAGGTTGTACTTGGACACCAGCTCCGAAAGAGAATCGAGCTTGTCGTAGTCGTTGACGCAATTCAGATTATCATCCATCACATCTTCCAACGGGGTTGTCGGATCGGAGATGAGCAAATCACGCATGGTAATCGTACCCACCAGTTCGTTATTCTTATCCAACACAAAGA belongs to Paludibacter jiangxiensis and includes:
- a CDS encoding transglutaminase-like domain-containing protein, with protein sequence MMNKKLLFSLLFCCVTTGLLLANKSEFTKAEHYFNHGEYSELKHFSDSIRRANPTNEDASKIDSLCEIASRIQLDFSLSEPKTEAQIRTKIGNFTLNDKKLWEENNWLECKIIDGQKRYFNRAVSNLKLRLNQYNDSANHRPAPIDSLTAFRLRHTAHAIAQTTQPGSLSSPVHYTLTYTVSVKPDVVPAGETLRCWLPFPKENRTRQSNVLLLEASKKDYKIAPDSCGHRSIYMEKKAVANKPTEFRIKVSYTGSAQYFDLNKTRIAPYKKKSELYKKYTEQQGKHILFTAHIKSLADKIVGKEKRPEKIVQKLYEWIDGHIIWSGALEYSTMDNIPEYVLEHRRGDCGMQTLLFMTMARYKGIPVKWQSGWMLHPNEVNLHDWCEVYYEGVGWVPLDMSFGLQPSHNHSVRYFYMSGMDAYRLIVNDEISAPFNPGKKFMRSEPVDFQRGEVEWNGGNLYFDKWDYHMDVDYQ
- a CDS encoding DUF2147 domain-containing protein, with product MSKLYITAFVLFLSLSSSMLAQSKADRIVGYYLTYDDETGKEKSQVQIFKAANGKYYGQIVWLKVPTDNGKPKLDAKNPDKQLQTKPILGLQMLKNFVYNASKDEWSEGSIYNPANGKTYNCFMKFENASKLKIRGFIGSSWMGLGKTAYWTKEANSR
- a CDS encoding Nramp family divalent metal transporter gives rise to the protein MVFKKYNQNLYKKIGLFLAVLGPGLITGSVDNDAGGITTYSVAGAVYGYNLLWTLIPSFIVLVVIQEMNARMGIVTGKGLATLIRENAGVKITFFIFMGLLLADIGNTTTEFAGVAGSLEVFGVSKYISVPLVAAIVWILVVKGTYTIAERIFLIFSVSLLTYVVSAILGHPHWGTIGHSIAHPEMKADNQTLTMVLGIVGTTIAPWMQFYMQSTVIEKGLKITQYKYVLADIVIGCIATVVVAFFIIVACASTLHVNNVVINEAKDAAMALKPLAGEFASQLFAFGLFIASIFSATILPLATAFYVCEAFGFEAGIDKKWNEAQEFYTLYTVILVLAAGIILWPNAPLIGISLWSQVINAILLPVVLICMILLVNKKKIMGEHTNKPVVNAIGWITVGILISLSLLLLIMPMIHK